The following nucleotide sequence is from Stigmatopora nigra isolate UIUO_SnigA chromosome 8, RoL_Snig_1.1, whole genome shotgun sequence.
tcagtggtggatgaagcattttgtcaaaaaaatgactattattccCAATGTGAAACCAATGGGAAACCAAGATAACGTTTTTGTCGGGTACAATAGTGACATGAGTATGCATTAAATATGTATACTTTACTATGGTATTATCTAAGACTATCCAACTAAAGTCAACTATACTTTTTTCCTTGCCAAGGCAACACAATTTTGGGTGAACAGGAGCACTTTGCGTGTTAATCTCACACAAATGAGATTAGAATGGCCGCAGATAATGAAATCAGTCACTGGCTGGccaattggggggggggggggggggacaaacaCACATATGCATTTCCATGTCAATCTTTAAATTTATTCTGACAAAACAAATGATATAtaataaggcatttttcttctccAAAAATCATCCTGTagggtaagtttttttttcagacaataaaaacccaaacacagttagcagcttttttttaatgacaaataaatgCCTCTGCCTGGGTAGAGGACAGTACTTGTACGCCATATGTATAcacaataaagtactaagtatgatctggaaatgaaaagagacaaaacaacaaatacgaCTGCTAATCTAAGAGGGtgatggcccagtggataaatCATAAGTGTCCAAGGTCCTGGGTTCAGATCCTAATgcttgcaaacattttcccaatataattcagataaatgaaagtgataaaagtataagtactactgctctctctctttcaggGTAGTGGCCCAGTGACTAAGTCATAAGTCTTCTGGCtctgtggtcttgggttcaaatctaagtCTTTGCAAAGATGTTTCCATTATCGTTCAGCTAAAGGAAAGGGATcgaagtacaagtactacattggtggcccaatggctaagtcatcagttttccacatctgtggtcctgggttcaaatcccagtacctgcaaagattttccaaatattattcagctAAAtggatgagataaaagtataagtattacttcCTTCTCCCACTGGAtggtggcccaatggctaaGTCATAAGTtttccacatctgtggtcctgggttcgaatccaagtgtctgtaaagattttccaaatattattcaggtaaataaatgagataaaagtataagtattacttcTTTCTCCCACTGGAtggtggcccaatggctaaGCCATAAGTtttccacatctgtggtcctgggttcgaatccaagtgtcTGTAAAGATTTTCcaactattattcaggtaaataaatgagataaaagtaaaagtattacTAACTTCTCTTATagcttggtggcccagtggctaaggcATAGGTCTGCCAAAtgtgaggtcctgggttcaattcccagtgcctgcaaagattttccaaatattattcaggtaaatgaatgagataaaagtataagtattacaactttttcccacagggtggtggcccagtggctaagtcatcagtctgcaaactctttggtccttggttcaattcccagtgcatgcaatgatttttccacaaatattcagttaaaagaataagttaaaatgcctaagtgtttaagtgtataagtattcagtggtggatgaaacatttagtcaaaaaattactaagtgtttaaccccatttccttggataaaactataagtactacgtCTTCCTCCCATGTGTTggtagcccagtggctaagtcatctgtctgccaccggtgtggtcctgggttcaattcccagtgccggcaaagattttccaaatattcagttaaaagaataagttaaaatgcctaagtgtttaagtgtataagtattcagtggtggatgaagcattttgtccaaaaaatgactaagtgtttcaccccatttccttggataaaacgtttcaacacctatgtataagtggggcacgagttggtgtagtgggttgcacactcgcctttgcaccgagagaacgtgagttcgcttcccggtgtcggcggttcactgaccaagcaagcggtcgagggtcggccgaaggccgacccgagaacgcctttcgcacatacaggtccatcaagtgtcttccgaactgccgaaggcagttcggaatataaccttttgctgaaaagtatgactaagtgtttaatataaattaaaaagttttttcttttttttttcctccttcttattccattgaccaattcttctttccaagtattttcagccaaacgacggcagcgggaatcgaacccaggtctcccagacgggagtccagtgatctaacctctgcgccaaccaagtgactacacttttctgtgtaatcatttgagtgtcttgagaggaagtccacagaaacaactaagtgaaaaagtgtctcgaccgggaatcgtacccaggtctcccagacgggagtccggtgaactaacctctgcaccaccaagCAGGTACACTTTCTTTTGACATCAattgagtttcttgacaagaagtacacagaaacaattaagtgaaaaagtgtcccaacagGGAATcgtacccaggtctcccagacgggagtccagtgaactaacctctgcgccaaccaagcgGCTCCATTTTaccttgtaatcatttgatcTTCTTGACTACACCTGTACCGTGCTCCACGAGGTGGTTTGTCCTCCCAACTCTATGtccatgttttgaagatgacgtagaGTTTACATGAtttttgtggtcttgatgctataaaagaGTATGTCAGTACACTCATTTTATCAAATATGGAGTGAAATTTTACTTAGTATTTTGCATCAACTCACCTTTACCCAGGCCATCTTAGTCCATTAAAGGtttaacatttgaaacaaagaaGGCTTCCTTGTCAACTGTCATTGATTTAGAACACCATGTGACTACCACATACACCAATTAAAAGCTGGAGTAAAATAGAGCTACAGTAATGACTAttctcatcacattttctgaaccgctttatcctcactagggtcacaggggggcCTTTTCCaactgacaccctgaattggtggccatccgatcacagggcacaaaaagacaattttgaattgaatgcttttattgtcattatacaagtataatgagatttaaagctttcaccacagtgcacaaataatagcagacaaccattcacactcacactcatacctaggggaaatttagagtgttcaatcagcctaccatgcatgtctttgggatgtgggaggaaaacggagcacccagagaaaacccacacaggcatcgGGAgaaatgcaaacttcacacatttagactgagctggatttgaacccagatgccCCTACTGTGAGGCTGCCGCACTAACCACGCAGCCACCGAGACAACCAAGTTATTATTAATTCTCTTTTTTCGTGTGTCATTGACGTCATTTCAAATCTATTTTGTGAAATTCACAGACAAATTTGAATCCACTTTAACCTTTACATGAAATtgatatgaattatttattgacTCACATTGAAGCTCATGTCAAGCCTCCAATTAAAAAGAACCATTCAAATAAAAATCTCTCCAATGAGGAAAAACAAGCATGTTGAATCTTCAAGGGAGTCATTATGAAATTATGGTTTTACATATTACAATTTTAGTTTCCCCATGTCTTGTTTGGGGAAATAATCCACCCATTGAAAATTGTCCATCAGTCCCACAGAGTTTCAGTAGATCTTGTAGTACAGACCTTCCATCCTGGTGTGAATGAATCCAATGGGTATCCCATCACTGAATCACTTTCCGGGGGGAGTCTTATGCTACCAGGAGCCCATCATTCCGCTTCTTTTATCATTCAGTGCAAAGCATAGAGCAAGAGGAGAACGGTGCAGACGCCGATCACAGTGCCGAGGATGAGGGAGTCCCGCCTCTTCCGGAGGTTAATTCGCTGGATGAGACTGTTAATGGCTGGGAAACGATCTTGAAAAGTCAATGATTAAGGACAATACACAATAATCCAAATGAGTTGCAAAGCATTGAAATGTTTTCCATCCACTGTTCAACTACAActacattaataaaaaaaatcaggcctGAATTAGAATAGAAAGTCTTTTGCAGTTTACTTGATCTGAAAATAAGGTTTTGcgattatttttgaaatgtattttactttttttttttgtattaatgtaAACCACATCCTCTGCATCCTATCCATCTCAGGCCCACTCAAAAGTATGTCTTGTTTATATAATAAacataaagtataaaaaattTAGATAAAGATTTGAGGGCCCTCTCAAGAACAAGTGCAATTGGTGGCTGACTAGACACAAGTGTGGTTAATCCTGCTCTCAAACCATCCAAGGAATTGACTGTGTTGAGGAATTGTTTTGTAACTGACAGCTTATAAAAGCCACCATGCTGgctttaaatatattaaagcaATTACATTTACAACGTGTCGCATAGAAGAGTTGAGTTATAATGAAAGTTTTCTCAAAGGAATGCAATGAAATTGAGTAGTAATAAGAAAAGTTTTCTCAACGGACTGCAATGAAATTCTAATGACAAAAGAGGATAATGAGAgaaattaatcaattttttcataaACATTTTCTTGGCTTTTATATAGGAACAATCTATGGATAGAAACTGAAACCTTTAAGCTTCAAACATGGTGGAAGTAGGAAGGATACTGGCCAGCGTGTTGACTCGGCTCTGTATGGATTTCAGCATGCCCCTTTGGGATGTCATATTCTCcttggttgccatggcaatgcTAAAAACAAGGGAAAACAATACAGAAAATAGCAAATTAAAAAGGAGATAAACACAATAGTGCTCACagtgcaaacaaaacaaaagtgcgCCACAAATATTGTTAATTTCCCTTAAAGTCTATTCAACATTAAGCACCATAGGACCATAAGAGAGAGATCCACCTCTATGAAGTAGCCTGAGAATTCTTTACTTTTGTggtaggcaaaaaaaatgtcgcaCCAAAAGAGCTGTGCCATGTGAGGCCATGGGGGTGGAAGCTGCTgcggagacaaaaaaaagtcctcCAAGCAATGTGAAGGAGGAGATCAAGTTCTCCTCAGTCAGGTGCAAATACTTGCTGACTTCATCAACTTCCTACAGTCTCTTCTTCTTTCAGTGCGGACGACCGCAGGGAAATcagagctgattttttttttcttctcccccccCTCTACACATTTTATACAGTCAGTCACCGACCGGGTGCAGTTTGATACCGAAGGATGTCGATAAaacaatccataaaaaaatcgTGTGGTTAGATTCGTCTTGATACTAAGTCCCATTAGTTTGTGAGCTGTTACTAAAATGGAGTTTCAACTCATTTTGCCTGGAAAGGATAACAGGATTTGGAGTTAACAAGGTGGAAGTTACTACGATATGTATATGGTACTAATCTGTTACAATGGCCTGTGCATAAATTTGAGGGAATTTGGATGTAGTCAGTATTATTAGAAAATATTGGCAGATAGTTCAAATGAAGTGAACCAAAATGAAATGAGCATGagataatacagtggtacctctacttacgaaattaattggttctgaAGTGGTTTCGTATCTTAGTAAAGAGACATTTTACGTGTAAAAGGCCTAATCCGTTCCAAGGCCCCAATACTaccaagtaaacattttaaaaaggatcAAAGTACAGCAACAATTGACAAAATATACAAACGCGCATGTAAACACATtacttaaaattaatttaaaagaacGTAACTTTCTTGGAGGCCCTTGATGAATAATAAAGAATAAAGTAACTTTAAGTACACTCGAAAAACCCTCATAACACCGTGGTAGAATTAAAAGCACACAAGAAAAAACAAGCTAATGGGACGCCAACAGGGTTTTGGGAGAGAAGTGGGAAAACACTATATCATACcaattttctaaataaaatgcaGTAAGTGTATTCACGTTTGGATTTTGCGTTGTTTCATATATTGTGGTAGCACCGTACTCCCATGAAAACAGTATCGTTTAGTCATTTTAATCTAGCATCCACATCCAGAGATGATATCAGACATTAACATAGTTAACGTGAATATgaccagggggggggggggggggggggggggggcttatatTGATTGCAGTGACAAAGGCTATTCATCAAGATGCTGGGTCTGTCTGTCAGTCCCAGAGGAGCCATTGTTGACCAGATCcaatttttgtataattttggCAGGCCTGAGGGGAAGGCAAAAGGAGCGGGGACAGAAGAGGAATTACGATACCCCGATAAAAACCACAGTATATGGGAGCTATTTATTGCAAGAAAGTGAAGGTGCAATCCATTATAGGGCTGGGCATTGACCAGCATTCAGAATGTGGATTCTACCATGAATGTGGACAATGAGCGTCCAgagtttgatttgatttgaatccagtaaaataataataataattgtttggTCAAATTGACATGTTGGTCCTCTGATTTATGGCTGAAGAAATTATATTTAAGCTTGATGTttattggacaaaaaagccgAAGGGAGTAAAAGTAAATCATTCTGGCATTTTAAAAGCTTGTCACAACCATTAGGTTAAGTAATGATGATTTTGTTTGGTAGCAACTTTAGCAACATGATACAGGGAATGTTTAGGTACCAGAAATATAGGCTAAAATGTTGCTAAGAGTGAGATTTCAgaatttgttaaataaatcactgaataattttaaaaataaattagattttGTCCAATCTACCTGAAGAAAAGGAGTTCATTTCCTAATGGTAATGCAGTTCAAGCTGCTTACCTTATTGTGTCATCCATCAGTCGGTCAGAACTACACATGGAAGAAAGACATAAATGTGTTAGTTatcaacatttctttttttaattgaagagAAGAATTTCAATTTGCAGTAAAATATTGAATGTTTTGGACTTTTAAGAAATAGTATTAATGGTGAGGATGAGAATGAGGTCTGCACTATTTAAAAACTTGGCTCATTCTGAGTAGAAATTACACACGAGTATTTCCCAACAAGCCTGTTAAAAAGAGTGTTCTCAGTTATTAGTTAAACAGGTCAACAGTTAAATTCATTTTCTAAGTATTTGATGGTCTTTTTGATTGTAATTTGGCAGTCAACTCGAGTTTTTGTATCACACACCAACGAGTGAAAGTAAAATCCTTTTATGCGAACCCCATAATTTGATGAAACGGAATCTTGAGAGGCAAAGTCGGGGCTGACAGCCAATTTATGCTCAAATGCAATAATGTGTCATTGGTTTTTGTATAATGAAGAGACCAAGTAAATGAAGATGTACAAAAGTCACCTAGCAGCTAAGGTACCCACTCTTCCTTTTTTAAAGCAGCTTTACTGATGCTTATAAATGTGCTCCATTAACCAATGGGAGCTTTGCGTTGGCATATCACAATTTAAATGGTGTCGACACTAACTCTAGCCCTGCTTTGGTCGAAattttttgtttcaatgtaCGATATTTATTACAGAACCTAAGGCAGAGAACTTGCAAAGTAATGAATAATGTGGGTCTGCTGAAAGGAAACAATTACTTTAGAGAAGAAAAGCAGTCAGCAAATCTTGCCCTCTTAGCAGACCCGAGAATGCATCAGCTTAAGTGACCTGTGATGACCGACCGGCTTTAATTAATGGTCAGTTCTGGATTTCAAGATAATTTTTCCCTCAATCACATGATCAAAGCTAAATAATTCAGAATGAGAATATTAGTACTTTAAGGTGAAATAAGAGACTATGGGGGAGTTCTCAATTGTGAGTCAGTATATATGAAATTGTGCATTTAAACATTAAGTCCAGAATTAATGTTTTCCAAGAAGACTGCACTTCTAGTATGAAACATTGATtttgtagtgcttctttgtggAGCATTGATGGTTACATTCATTGCACAGCATAATTTTGAGTTATGGAAGGtcaatttttaataaattgacaggtCCTCAGGTGCAAACTTACTTTCTTAGATGTTCATGTTCCTTCAGAAACAGCTCTGTTCTTCTGTTGTTCACCCCAGATCCACTTTTATACATTCTAAAAGGGGGCAAAACACACAGCTCAAAATATGGACAAAAAACTTTAAACTGTTTTTCTTGTTCAagcgaatgaaaaaaaagtacccATTGACGCTTAGCCATAGTGATCAAAAGAAAAATTGTAGGTTGACAGTGGCActagtgaaaatattttttccttgcCATAGGGTGATGGTTATATTATGAAAGAAGGTGGCATGTGAATTCTTCGACACTTATTCAAACTCtgactttgtaaaaaaaaaaaaaaaaaaaacttttaaggaGGATCCCCAATGTGTCACTCAAATAGGCAATAGTGCTTAGTCAtgttaaataaatttaaatgtattaacaaTTACACATTAACCTaaattgagccaaaatggcagaAGTTGCTTGATCTAACTTTCATTGTCCAGAAGTCAGTACACTTAAAAGATTTGCAGAATCAATATTGAACTATTGGGAAATATATTACAATAACAACATGCACCAATACCACATCTTATCCTTGAACCACTTTCACATTAAAAGCCTTCTTGTGGTCTACCAGCAGGAAGGCTTTAAGTGACGCAGCAGTGAGAGGAAATGTCCAACCACATTGTCAGTCTTGAAACAATAACGGCATAATTCCCAATAGGAAACTCCAAAAAAGTCATGCATGGTTTATAAAATCCACTTCTTTACCAACCAGGACATTATTACTGCAAATTTCCATATTTACACATCATTATGCATATCTACACAACACCCGTTAACTAATGATACCATGCTTTACATGCTGTGCAGGCTCTTGTTTTGACCTCTTTAATAAAACTGTAGAAAACATAAGCAAGTGAATTATGTGCACATTTAATAGCAGTAAACTCATGTAATGAAAAAGAGGCCTCAGTTTCCCCCCTCCCCGGATTGCGTTGTATAAAAGCTGCATCACACACCCATTTCGATAAATCTATCCATTTATCAGCAGCTGTCATTAGTTTCTGGTCATTTAACGGAGCCCCACCCTTACGCAGCAAAAGAGGCGAGGAAATAGTATGAGGGGGTGGCGCAATAAGATGTAAACAGACAATGGAAGGGAGGGGATTGCACCCATTTGTTTCCCAGTCTTCCACCCAAAGGCGATGAATAGAAATGTTGTGGTGATGCACCCAAAGTAGAATGCAGGTATGAAGCAAATGCTTTTTGAAAAGGGCAATAATACTGTGATTTGTTGCTAGTGACATTAAAAGCAGGAGCAGTTTGCCTCGGTTTGATTTTGCTGACATGTACTCAATGAATGCCTGCACAAACATTGATTTTTGTGCTAAGAATCTAGCAATGTTGTGCAAATGACTGATGTGTTGTTCACATCAATGAAACGATGGTTATTTTCTAATCGTTCGTGTCAGGATCGAAAAGGTAAGAGTGTCTTGAGGATTTGTATTGCCCCCTGTCTGTCAAAATAATAGCTGCAGATAATGTGTCCAAACAATGTTTATAAGACTAGTatgtttacatataaaataataattcagaCAATTTTACAGCTAGAAATTGGCCATATGTATATTGAATTTGCCACAAAAGTTCAGGGCCTTTGAGTCAttatattttctgtgtttaaacattttatccatTATGATAGTTCTAAGAAATATTGTATATTTAGATTCTTTAGGATGACAATATCATGACATAACTGCCTGTTGGATTGTGATGAAAAGCTGGTGAGTAGGAGCTCATCAAGGGACATTTATCAGGATTGTGAAACATATCAGTCCTATCATAtggaaaattatgcacacaatcAAAATGATATACCAAGTTATATTAACACAACAGTGGAAATTAAAAACTAAACCGTGATATCAAAATGCTGGGTTTTCTGCACTCTTGCGTCATTGAATGACTAAGCAGTAATTGCTTTTACCTGAGAAATGATATGGCTTACTCGTTAGCGGCCCCCCACTACATTAGTCATCAATAATTAAAACGGCTAATTAACAACAATATTTCTACTGTGGACCTTCTAGTCACCTGCTGCACTAATTCTAAAACTGTCTTGCTGTCCTATGTAGGTGAtacattaaaatttaaattctTGTGTGAATTGACAATCAATAAAGATGATTTCAATCCGACACAGACTATAAACAAAAAGTGTAATAACGTGTGGTCGAAACTGTAAAAGAACTTGGAATTATTTCTGCATTAGGCTTACACAGACAGGTATGAGGCAGCTACAGGATGTCTGCATTACTCAATAGATAGAGGCAATCGATAGGAATCCTGCAGTGTTCACCGTATGCTTGTGTCCGCAAGATCGATAAGCCATTATAAAGCAAATGACATGAGTCATGCTCTGATGGAGGGTTTCAACGCACTCACTAACAGCTAACCCAATCAGAGGGCAGGATGCAGCTTTTTCAGGCCAATTTGTCTTGCAGGAGCAGGCAAAGTGGAGGTCAAGGTTCAATTATCGCACACTGGCAAATCACTGAGTAAATGGCACCATCTAGTAGTCAAATGAGCATTTTCCTCACACTCGACTGCAATATAAATAGGCCTGAAATTAAGTTCATCTTTTTTCTAAAAACCAGATTGCAAATGAGTGCCCAGGATAATAAAATTATCAACATTGGTTTAATGAAGCTACAAAACGAGGTTCTTTCCATAGATCACATTACTATATATCTTTCCATTAGTAGCACATGGTTAGTAAAACCTTTATAGTATAGTTGACTTACTCAATGTCCTTTCTGACGGATCCTAATAGGTCTTCACGCTCTCGTATGGCTAAGAAGTTTCCTTTGGTTTTGTGGAATTCATGTGTATAATCCTGGGAATTTAAGAATTAATATAAAGAtgagaagacaaaaaacaatcattaaaacatgtatgtgtgtttatgtatatgGGGGCTAATTAGGTAGAATGGAATGACTTGGCAAACCTGTAGGATGTCTCGGTGCCTCTGGAGGGTGTGCATGAGTGCGGCATTCAAAGATGCTGTGCCCGGAGAATTGGTGTATTCCGCCATCTTGTCGTTTACTAAAGTCAGCTGACAAAGTCatagaaaaagaagaatttaaaaACATGGGCAAAATTTGATTTGTGTAGTTGTAGAAGTCCAGTTTTACAATACAGATCCCAACATGTGACAAATGCTTGTCGATTTTATTGTTTGGGAGAAATGTATATCATTATTATAAGATTTTGTTTGTCATAATAATAGTACTGTTTTGTTTGCGGTGCAAACATAAATAACAGATAAATTAAACACTACAATTGTCTTTTTAGTATTGGAATATTGTCCATATTTTCCATagtgtatttaaaatatatatatggatcGCATATTTGCAATTGAGTCAATTTTTGGATTACCATGATAATTTTTGATTGTCAATGAATTTACCTTGGCCAGCAGCTGCTCAATCTCTACAGACATGGTGTCAAACATCCTGTCCTGCGTGGAGTTGTTTAGCAACGGTGTCGTGTCAGACCTAAAGAAAAGAACAACATacacaaaacaatttaaaataaatagatgaTATAATTCTGGTGAAACCATTTCAAAGTGTCCTTTGACAAAATTATGAAGTGGCATGGAAacaagttcatttttttccatgcataAAACATTGGGTGCTTGGGTAAgcaatttaaatataatatataaaaatcgaCTGGCACAGCAATATTTTAAGAGAAACAAAATATATTGcactaacaaaagaaaaaatatataggtgTAAATTTACACACCCCAATGGAGGGCATCAATATTCAGTAGACTTTCCTTTTGCCAAAACTAAAAATCAATTAGACATTTCTGATGACTTCCAATGAGTTTCTAGATTAATGGTATTTTAGACAATTCCTATTTACGGAACATCTCAATTTTAGGTAGATTTGCTAATTACGGACAATTAACCACTTGCAGCAGATCATCCCCTTAATTTTCAACAATGACAACTAGGATATATATTCTGAGCAATGTTGTGGATCGTTGTATAATTGAATAATCATCAATCTGTGTCTCCAATTAACTAGTGCTAATAAATGATAGGTAtttcaaatcaacaaaaatgacaagagGGTGCAAATATTCCACCTGTGGAATTTTGATTTGACAAATCTTGCTGATCCTGGTTCTAATTTTGAAATGTTCCACTGTCCATCAAgtattcatatttcaaaataaacttgTTGATCCAAACAGCCAAATATTTCTAAatgaaagcaataaaaactgtcaAGAGAGACTAAACTTTTTCTTATGTAGCAAATTGTGACACAAGTGTTAGTGGTGTTGGCAGAAATAGGTCAACACATGgttattaattaaaatgaacagaTTATTTACACAGCACATCTGAGATAAGACTCAAAGCCACTGTCACTCAAGGACAATACACAAAGTACTGTTGCAGTAGGTTACAGATGTGCACAATTGTGATCATCCAGTACCACTTCATGCATCATAATGATTGGAGCCCACCAACAGAAGAACAGCATCATTTTCATCTTACGTGTCTCCTCGCCGTGCATCTCTTGAGGTATTGTAGCTGGTACATAGTTTACTGAAGGAGACCAACTTCAAGTCCAGTTCATTCTCCAACTGCCTGGCCTGTTTTCGTAGATCTAAAACACACAATGCAtaagaaatggggaaaaatcattttcaaagtCAACATTATTTAACCACAGATGGTAAAAGGAACAGTTGCCCACAACGACTCAGGGAAGTATGTGCACTAATACATCCGAAATACAAGCATCTTTGTACGACGTGACAACCCAAATAACAAATCTGTTGACACGATGACGTGAAGTTACTTATGCAGCGTTTGGTTAGCTTGCTCGTGGACGGCCagcatataaaataaaagcGCGACACGTTGGAACACAGACGCAAAAGCAAAGAGGAATAGGTTATTAGA
It contains:
- the gosr1 gene encoding Golgi SNAP receptor complex member 1 isoform X2, whose translation is MFDTMSVEIEQLLAKLTLVNDKMAEYTNSPGTASLNAALMHTLQRHRDILQDYTHEFHKTKGNFLAIREREDLLGSVRKDIEMYKSGSGVNNRRTELFLKEHEHLRNSDRLMDDTISIAMATKENMTSQRGMLKSIQSRVNTLANRFPAINSLIQRINLRKRRDSLILGTVIGVCTVLLLLYALH
- the gosr1 gene encoding Golgi SNAP receptor complex member 1 isoform X1 — encoded protein: MAGMGNSNYWEDLRKQARQLENELDLKLVSFSKLCTSYNTSRDARRGDTSDTTPLLNNSTQDRMFDTMSVEIEQLLAKLTLVNDKMAEYTNSPGTASLNAALMHTLQRHRDILQDYTHEFHKTKGNFLAIREREDLLGSVRKDIEMYKSGSGVNNRRTELFLKEHEHLRNSDRLMDDTISIAMATKENMTSQRGMLKSIQSRVNTLANRFPAINSLIQRINLRKRRDSLILGTVIGVCTVLLLLYALH